In a genomic window of Candidatus Moranella endobia PCIT:
- a CDS encoding rod shape-determining protein, with protein sequence MFKKIRGIFSNDLSIDLGTANTLIYVKGQGIILNEPSVVAIRQDRAGSPKRVAAVGHEAKQMLGRTPGNIAAIRPMKDGVIADFFVTEKMLQHFIKQVHSNSFMRPSPRVLVCVPVGATQVERRAIRESAQGAGARKVLLIEEPMAAAIGAGMPVSEATGSMVVDIGGGTTEVAVISLNGVVYSSSVRIGGDRFDEAIISYVRRNYGSLIGEATAERIKHMIGSAYPDDNEVRNIEVRGRNMAEGVPRSFNLNSNEILEALQEPLTGIVSAVMVALEQCPPELASDISERGMVLTGGGALLRNLEQLLKEETGIPVVAAEDPLTCVARGGGKALEMIDMHGGDLFSEE encoded by the coding sequence ATGTTTAAAAAAATTCGTGGTATTTTTTCCAATGATTTATCAATTGACCTTGGTACGGCCAATACTCTTATTTATGTTAAAGGACAGGGTATTATACTGAATGAACCTTCAGTCGTAGCTATTCGTCAAGATCGTGCTGGTTCTCCCAAAAGAGTTGCGGCAGTTGGCCATGAAGCAAAACAAATGCTAGGACGGACGCCTGGTAATATTGCGGCTATCCGTCCAATGAAAGATGGTGTTATAGCCGACTTCTTTGTTACTGAAAAAATGCTGCAGCATTTTATCAAACAGGTTCACAGTAATAGCTTCATGCGACCCAGCCCACGCGTATTAGTGTGTGTGCCAGTAGGAGCCACTCAAGTAGAACGCCGTGCAATTCGCGAATCAGCCCAAGGCGCTGGCGCTCGTAAAGTACTTTTGATCGAAGAACCGATGGCCGCGGCAATTGGTGCCGGCATGCCGGTCTCCGAAGCAACTGGATCGATGGTAGTAGATATTGGTGGCGGTACTACTGAGGTTGCAGTCATCTCACTTAATGGTGTCGTGTACTCTTCTTCCGTGCGTATTGGCGGCGATCGCTTTGATGAAGCTATCATTAGCTATGTACGCCGAAATTACGGCTCTCTTATTGGCGAAGCCACAGCTGAGCGTATTAAACACATGATTGGATCTGCCTATCCAGACGACAATGAAGTGCGCAATATTGAGGTACGCGGCCGTAATATGGCAGAAGGTGTGCCGCGCAGCTTCAATTTGAACTCAAATGAAATACTAGAAGCACTACAGGAACCGTTAACTGGTATTGTTAGTGCTGTGATGGTAGCGCTGGAACAATGCCCTCCGGAGCTCGCATCTGATATTTCAGAGCGCGGTATGGTCCTTACAGGCGGGGGTGCACTGTTGCGTAATCTTGAGCAACTTCTGAAGGAAGAAACTGGCATTCCCGTGGTTGCAGCAGAAGATCCTCTAACCTGTGTCGCTCGCGGCGGTGGTAAGGCGCTGGAGATGATCGATATGCACGGCGGTGATTTATTTAGTGAAGAATAA
- the mreC gene encoding rod shape-determining protein MreC: MKSIFSRGASLQPRFLLTLMIAIVAIIADSRLLVKIRTDTVVSPFFLLAKNSRQMLDNVLQTLANRTQMKLENRALRHELLFKNSELLLLGQYQQENAWLNELLRFALAQEHKMITKVITASTDPYSNQLVIDKGIDNGIYISQPVINNKGVVGQVIYVSKFTSRVLLICDASHALPIQVLRNGIRVIITGHGCAEELKIEYLPYNIDIRVGDMLVTSGLDGYFLEGYPVAVVSSVKIDPQRAYTVIHARPTANLQRLNYLLLLWDIDHSSKVPYYPYKGHRIVVHNSLI, encoded by the coding sequence ATGAAGTCTATTTTCAGCAGAGGTGCTTCTCTGCAACCGAGATTTTTGCTGACATTGATGATAGCTATTGTTGCCATCATTGCCGATAGTAGGCTGTTAGTTAAAATCCGTACGGATACAGTTGTCAGTCCCTTCTTTTTGTTGGCAAAAAATTCGCGTCAGATGCTGGATAATGTTTTACAGACACTAGCGAACCGCACCCAAATGAAGCTAGAAAACCGTGCACTACGTCATGAGTTGCTATTTAAAAATAGTGAACTATTACTACTAGGTCAGTATCAACAGGAAAATGCTTGGCTGAACGAACTACTGAGGTTCGCCCTGGCCCAAGAACACAAGATGATTACCAAAGTAATTACTGCCAGTACTGATCCTTATAGTAATCAGTTAGTAATCGACAAGGGTATTGATAATGGCATTTATATCAGCCAACCAGTTATCAATAACAAAGGTGTGGTGGGACAGGTAATCTACGTAAGTAAGTTTACTAGTCGTGTATTGTTGATATGCGATGCATCTCACGCACTGCCAATACAAGTTCTACGTAACGGTATTCGCGTAATAATTACTGGCCATGGCTGTGCAGAAGAGTTAAAAATAGAGTATTTACCATATAATATCGATATTCGCGTTGGCGATATGCTAGTAACTTCTGGTTTAGATGGTTACTTCCTGGAAGGATATCCGGTAGCAGTAGTTTCATCGGTAAAAATTGATCCTCAACGCGCTTATACAGTTATTCATGCACGCCCAACTGCTAACCTACAGAGACTAAACTATTTGCTGTTGTTATGGGATATAGATCATAGTAGCAAAGTGCCATATTACCCTTACAAAGGGCATAGGATAGTAGTTCATAACAGTTTGATATAA
- the serS gene encoding serine--tRNA ligase, translating to MLDPHLLRNDLDVVTEKLARRKCKLDVTYVRKQEAQRKVLQVETEHLQAKRNAYSKAIGAAKYRGEDLESLRQESNQLCVRLNTTKIALESIKNEILEYALSLPNLPSDDVPDGFNEHDNLEVSRWGEQQKYDFPIRDHVELGEMSGGLDFAAAVKLTGSRFVVMRGKIACLHRALTQFMLDLHTEQHGYIEHYLPYLANQSSLYGTGQLPKFAADLFYAQPFSEEVETHTYALIPTAEVPLINLRRNEIIEENILPLKMTAHTPCFRYEAGSYGRDTHGLIRMHQFDKVEIVQVVKPSQSMQALEEITGHAEKVLQLLQLPYRKVLLCTGDLGFASCKTYDLEVWLPAQNTYREISSCSNIGDFQARRMQVRYRSKHKKKLQLVHTLNGSGLAVGRTLMAVLENYQLADGRIKIPVVIQSYMNGLTHIG from the coding sequence ATGCTTGATCCCCATTTACTGCGTAATGATCTAGACGTAGTCACGGAAAAATTAGCTCGAAGAAAATGCAAACTTGATGTAACTTACGTGCGTAAGCAAGAGGCGCAACGCAAAGTGCTCCAGGTTGAAACTGAACATCTACAAGCTAAACGCAATGCATATTCTAAGGCAATCGGTGCTGCTAAATATCGTGGTGAAGATCTAGAATCACTGCGCCAAGAGAGCAATCAGTTATGTGTTCGTTTGAATACTACTAAAATAGCATTAGAAAGTATAAAGAACGAAATCCTTGAATACGCGCTGTCTTTGCCCAATCTACCCTCCGATGATGTGCCAGATGGCTTTAATGAACATGATAATTTGGAGGTTTCACGCTGGGGTGAACAACAAAAATACGATTTCCCCATTCGCGATCATGTGGAGTTGGGTGAAATGTCTGGCGGGCTAGATTTTGCCGCGGCGGTGAAGTTAACTGGCTCACGTTTTGTAGTAATGCGAGGTAAAATTGCCTGCTTACACCGGGCTTTAACTCAGTTCATGTTGGATCTTCATACTGAACAACACGGCTATATTGAACATTATCTACCTTATCTAGCGAATCAATCTTCATTATACGGAACTGGACAACTACCGAAGTTTGCTGCTGATCTATTTTATGCCCAGCCTTTCAGTGAAGAAGTTGAAACCCATACCTATGCTCTGATTCCAACTGCGGAAGTACCGTTAATTAACTTAAGACGCAATGAGATAATTGAAGAAAATATATTACCGCTGAAAATGACTGCACATACACCGTGTTTCCGCTACGAAGCTGGCTCTTATGGTCGCGATACCCACGGGCTAATTCGCATGCATCAGTTCGACAAAGTAGAAATTGTGCAAGTAGTGAAACCGTCACAATCGATGCAAGCTCTAGAAGAGATAACTGGTCATGCCGAAAAGGTGCTGCAATTGCTGCAGTTACCATACCGTAAAGTCTTGCTGTGTACTGGCGATCTGGGTTTTGCTTCCTGCAAAACTTACGATCTTGAAGTATGGTTGCCCGCACAAAATACCTACCGAGAAATTTCCTCCTGCTCTAATATAGGTGATTTCCAGGCGCGCCGTATGCAGGTGCGTTATCGTAGCAAACATAAAAAAAAACTACAGCTAGTACATACCCTTAACGGATCTGGACTTGCTGTTGGTCGAACTTTGATGGCGGTACTGGAAAACTATCAGTTAGCAGATGGACGTATTAAAATACCGGTTGTTATACAGTCGTATATGAACGGTCTGACTCATATTGGTTAA